Sequence from the bacterium genome:
CGGCGCGCAACGTGTGGTTTTTGGTCACCGGCGCGGCCAAGGCGGACATGGCGCGGCGCGCCATCGAAGGACGCGAACCGACGGACGTGATTCCCGCGCGACTTGTCGATCCGTTTGCCGGCGAGGTTTTCTGGTATCTCGACGAGGCGGCCGCCGCGCGCTTGACGACCGTCAGCCGATGAGCTGCGCGCGCGGAATGTCCGCGATCGCGTAGGGCAGAGCCTCCCACGACGGCAGGTCGATCGCCAGAAGCGGCGTGCGCCGCCCCGGCACGATCGCTCCGTATTCGTCATCGACGCCAAGCGCGCGCGCCGCGCCGTAAGTCGCGGCGACGATCGACTCCGCCACCGACAATCCAAGGCGCTTGCAAGCGAGCGCGATCGCGAACGGCATGCTGCACGCGCGCCCGAATCCCGGCTCCGTTCCCGTCGAAAGGGCCAGGCACGCGCCCGCGTCGATCAGCCCGCGTAAATCGGCGCGTTCATATCCGCGCAGAAAATGGTCGACCGGCGAAACGATCACCGATTCCGCGCACGGCGCCGCGCTCGCCAGATCGCCGGCAAACTCGATGGCGTGGGCGCCAAGTTCCAGCGCCAGCTCGACGCTCTCGCGCGAGGCCGCGGACAAGCGCAGCCGCAGCGGCAAGTCGTGTGCGCGCGCGGCCGACGCGATGGCGCGAACATCATCGGGCGCGAAACCGGAATCGCCCACGCGAACGCACACCGCTCGCGCAAGGCGCCTCGTCGCGGCTTCCGGGATGAGATCTTCGGCGATCGCGCGCACCCAGGCATCGCTTCCGGTCTGGTCCGGCGGGGAAGCGTTCGACGCATACAGGGTCGGCAGCACGCGGACACGCGCCTTTTTGCCGGCGGCAGCGGCGGCCTCGAGCATCTTGATTTCGTCGGCGACCGTAAGCCCGTATCCGCTCTTCGCTTCGACGAGCGCGCTTCCGAACGCACGCGCCTCCTCGAAGCGAAGAGCGGATACGGGCTTACGGTCGCCGACGAAATCAAGATGCTCGAGGCCGCCGCTGCCGCCGGCAAAAAGGCGCGTGTCCGCGTGCTGCCGACCCTGTATGCGTCGAAC
This genomic interval carries:
- a CDS encoding amidohydrolase family protein, encoding VRRIQGRQHADTRLFAGGSGGLEHLDFVGDRKPVSALRFEEARAFGSALVEAKSGYGLTVADEIKMLEAAAAAGKKARVRVLPTLYASNASPPDQTGSDAWVRAIAEDLIPEAATRRLARAVCVRVGDSGFAPDDVRAIASAARAHDLPLRLRLSAASRESVELALELGAHAIEFAGDLASAAPCAESVIVSPVDHFLRGYERADLRGLIDAGACLALSTGTEPGFGRACSMPFAIALACKRLGLSVAESIVAATYGAARALGVDDEYGAIVPGRRTPLLAIDLPSWEALPYAIADIPRAQLIG